One window of Sphingobacteriales bacterium genomic DNA carries:
- a CDS encoding transposase: protein MPHIRDLFFCASLIAVGKRKSYPMVVEQVVQTEGDRKRIAEQKKKALAGKRSAEGRCLVRGRKQGSKNRPKQPNPTASFRAFTALLNKLLSCLPGINLTYMVADCAYASADYFSAVTKTGLHLITRLPVNAALVYAYSDPVAPKHRGRPKKYGEKVDLNNLDNQELKDTKTENGLLTQIWQLPCYNKSLSKNLLNVGIVKITNLKTQKVAFSKFCTTDPNLDWQTMIDYYSLRFQIEFDFRDAKQFFGLSDFKNYTSKNLTNFVNLCFTATLTAKILQAQYQVKYNNPNFSILDLKILCNTRFTVKTVIKLVRKSPDSIFNTQFADGFMPTDLVNVA from the coding sequence ATGCCCCATATTCGGGATTTGTTTTTTTGTGCTTCTCTGATAGCTGTGGGGAAACGGAAATCATATCCGATGGTGGTAGAGCAAGTCGTACAGACAGAGGGGGACAGGAAGCGGATAGCGGAACAGAAAAAGAAGGCATTAGCTGGCAAGCGCAGTGCCGAAGGCAGATGTTTGGTTCGTGGCAGGAAGCAAGGCAGCAAAAACCGACCCAAGCAGCCCAATCCTACGGCATCCTTTCGGGCATTCACCGCCTTGTTAAACAAGTTGCTTTCGTGCTTACCGGGCATCAACCTGACCTATATGGTAGCAGACTGTGCTTATGCCTCGGCAGATTATTTCTCTGCGGTAACAAAGACCGGACTTCACCTGATTACCCGTTTGCCTGTAAATGCCGCCCTCGTCTATGCCTACTCAGACCCAGTAGCCCCAAAACATCGGGGAAGACCCAAAAAATACGGAGAAAAAGTAGATTTGAACAACCTTGATAACCAAGAACTGAAAGACACCAAAACCGAAAATGGTCTCCTTACTCAGATATGGCAACTGCCCTGTTACAACAAATCCTTAAGCAAAAACCTGTTAAATGTGGGGATAGTAAAAATAACCAATTTGAAAACCCAAAAAGTAGCCTTCTCTAAATTTTGCACCACCGACCCTAACCTCGACTGGCAAACTATGATAGATTATTATAGTTTGCGTTTTCAGATTGAGTTTGACTTTCGGGATGCCAAACAATTTTTCGGACTATCCGATTTCAAAAACTACACCTCGAAAAATCTGACCAATTTTGTTAATCTATGCTTTACCGCTACCTTGACGGCTAAAATTTTGCAGGCACAATATCAGGTTAAATACAATAACCCTAACTTTAGCATTTTAGACCTCAAAATACTCTGTAATACGCGTTTTACGGTCAAAACAGTTATTAAATTGGTACGAAAATCGCCCGATTCAATTTTTAATACTCAATTCGCAGACGGGTTTATGCCAACAGATTTGGTCAATGTCGCTTAA